The segment CTTGAGTCCTTGCTCCTTTCCACAGGGCCAGAGGCTGCAGACTCTCAGACTTGGGCCTCATGCATGACCACAAGCCTACAGCTGGCTCAAGAGTGCCTTCGGGAAGGGTTGCCAGAACCCTCAGAACCACCACAGCCCCTAGAGGGGCTGGAAATGTTTGCACAGACCATTGAGACTGGTGAGCAGGCCCCTGCTTGCTGCTAGTCTGTTCTCGGGCCCTCCACAGTCTACAGGACAGGGATTTTAGATAGTAGTATGGTGGCCACCTTCCTACTCAGACTGTGCCAGTGCCCCACCTAACTCTagactctcttccttccttctgaagtGCTCCGGAGGATCAAGGTGACCTTCCTGAACACTGTTGTGAGGGTGGAGCATTCACTGGGTGATGAGGAACGGAGTGTAGCTGTGGAGGTCCGAGTGCAGAGGTAAGGAGTGCAGGGGAAGGACAGAGACAAATCTCTCCATCCTGTCTCTGAGCCAGGCTCCTAGGAAGGGACAGGGTCCAGTCGGGTTAGGCATTGGTGAGATTTGGAAAGTGGGCTATGTTGGGAGCCTACACTGTGTATAGACCTAAAATCACTCAGATTGTAAGAACTTTGAGACTCAGAGAACCAAAGGCTAGTTGAGCTTCCAAGATGGAAGCCAGGTTCCTCAGGCCCATGTTGCTAGGACAGCTTTAAAGAAGGGGCTTGGGGTTGTCTGGACAAGGCTGGGCCTTTCACTCCGCAGACTGGAATACTGTGACGAAGCAGTGCGGGACCCAAGCCAGGCACCACCTGTGGACGTGCACCAGCCACCTGCCTTCTTGCACAAGCTGCTGCAGCTGACTGGGGTCTGCCTGTACTTTGAAGAGCTGCCCTCCCAGGTGGACCCGCCAAAGCCACCTTTGCAAATCGGCAGCTGCACAGGGTACATGGAGCTCATGGTGAAGCTGAAACAGAATGAGGCCTTCCCGGGGCCCAAGGTGAGTCCCAGGCCTTAGGAATTTGAcccacggggctggagagatggttcagtggtttagagcactgactaatcttccagaagtcctgagttcaattcctagtaaccacatggtgcctcacaaccatatgtaatgggatctgatgccctcttctggtatgtctgaggatGACGACAgtgcactaaataaataaatctaagaaataaaacaatgatagaataaacaaatcttttaaagaagaaagagtaCACAACAGATGAATGATCATCCTATTCTAAAATTCTTcatccacacatatatacactgaaAACTCCCCCCTCTGTTTAATCattaaatcaaaaataaaatcatttcaaataaagaagaaagagtttGACCCATCTATCCCCGGAAGTGTTGGCTGGCCCCAGGCGGAccctacctgtaatcccagcgtttGGGAGCCTAACAGAAGATTACCTTCGGTTCGACTCCAGCCTAGGCTATAGAGTAACTCTGGTTCTTACAGTGAAGATTACTATCTTCTTGGCAACTGGAAAAACAGACTCTGAAAGATCAAGTTGGCCAAGGCCACTCAACTGTTTAGCAAGTTTAACATTACAAGTTGTGTCCCCAGGGTACAGGCAGGTGGGTTGCCATTCTTGGGATGGGTGGCATGTAAAGGCTGCATGGCTGTGTGTGCACTTGGCCCTCAGTTGGAGGTATCAGGACAGCTGGGATCCCTGCATCTGCTCTTGACCCCGCGTCAGCTCCAGCAGCTCCAAAAACTGCTCAGTGCCATCAACCTTGCAGGTGAGGCTGCTGGGCAGTGGGTAGCAGACGGGGCGCGATCTAGAGATAACCAGGCAGGCTGTACTGAAACATCTTCCCTGCAGATCCAGGAGGCCTGGCTGACAAGCTGAACAAGAGCCGCCCACTAGGTGCTGAAGACTTGTGGCTCATTGAGCAAGATCTTAACCAGCAGCTGCAGGCGGGTGCAGTGGCTGAGTCCCTCAGCCTGCACCCCATCACCAGCCCCCTCAATTTGGACAGTGCAGGTGGGTGCCAGGCCCTTTCAAATTGAAGGGGCAGTTTGTGTCAGTGCAAAAGCTGAGGGGTCAaacctgtctgtttctgactTCTCCTCACCTCATCCCCAGACCTATTCTTCTCCATGGCTGGCCTCACAAGCAGTGTGACCTCCGGTGTCTCTGAGCTCTCAGTGTATAGTGTAGACCTGGGCTCCTCGGTTCACAGCAACATGGCCCTCCATCGACCCTCAACCCCAACCCACTCAGGTGGTAAGTCACTGACTCTCACAGATGCTTATTTCAGGAGCAAGGTGGTGTGAAAGGAACCTCAGGACAGTGGGTAGATGTAAGCAGGATACCTCAGTCATGTCTGCAGAGCCACCATCAGTGGGGTTCTCCAGGTCCTAACTCAGTGGAAGCTGGTGAGGCAATCTACACAGTCTTGGTTTTATAGTAAGTGCTTTTGGGACCCTGCTCCCCTTTCTACAGAACACACATAGTAAGAACAGGCTGTATGTTGTAGTTCGTAGGTAAGTAAGTGGGTAGGGCAAAGACTGGTATGTATGTTTCATATCAATTGATCCTTCTAGCACCATCTTGCTGTCCCATGGTCCAATTTAGccagaatttatttattatttctcctccttaaaaaaaaaaacaaaaaacttaatttattgagacagggtttttctatgtagccctggctgtcctagaactcattctgtagactcaGAGAtacgcctgtctctgcctcccaagtgctgggattaaggcatgtgccactatgacCAGCCTAGCCAGGGTTTCTTCAACCCCCTCCTCAGTGGTCAACTGTGACTCCACTAAGATACCAAGGGGCCCCCATTGAAGCCTCTGTTCCCTCAGGCAAGACGGCTCCGACTCCCCTTCTGGATACCATGCGCCCTGACTCACTGGTGAAGATGACCTTGGGAGGTTTGAGCCTGACCTTGCTTCAGACAGCTTCCCCATCTTCAGGATCACCTGACCTCACCACCCACTTTTTTGCTGAGTTCGATGCTGCCAAAGATGGGCCGTTCGGGTCCCGAGACTTCTACCACCTCCGGCCACGCTTCCAGAGGGCCTGCCCTTGTAGCCATGTCCGGTACACCACAACCCTAGTCAGGGACTCACAAGGAATACCCAGAGCCCATGACCCAACCCCTGAAGCTTGTCTTCTTGCCCACAGATTAACAGGCACAGCCGTGCAGCTGTCCTGGGAGCTGCGTACTGGCGGCCACAGCCGGAGGACAAGCAGCACAGAAGTGCACTTCGGACAGCTGGAGGTGCTGGAGTGCCTGTGGCCCAGGGCTGCCTCAGAGCCAGAGTACACAGAGGTGAAGGCAGAGGAAGGGCCTGGGGTTCCGGTGGGTGTCAGGGCCAGCCTGACcttgtttgcctgtgtttccCTTACAGATCCTGAGCTTCCCCAGTTACTCTGGCTCCGAAGCCTCAGCTCGGCCCTGCGCCCATCTGCGCCACACACAAACCTTTCGCCGGGTGCTCAAGGTAAGCCAGAGTGCCGGCTGCCCTAGCCAGACTGCATCTCCCTTCAGGGTTCCCTGCATATCTGTCCCCATTCTGACCTTGCTATTATTGTGGCTTtctcttcccctgcctctgctgaaCCACTAAGGTTGACAAAGCCAAGTGTTGCTGGCTTTTGTTGTATAAACCAGCataatctgggtgtggtggcttggGGTGTTTAAAGCCCCTTCTGTTTCTGCTGTGGCTCCAACCCAGCTCCTCTCCCACCACTGGGAAACCTAGGAACTTTGGTTTATGGAAGCTGCTTCCTACCCTGTCCTCACTCAGCCCCACAACCCTTGCTGACCTGTTCACATTACCCCTAACTAGAGCCGGTCCCGGCGCTCCACTGCCTGCCATTGTCACTCAGAACTCTCCCTGGACCTGGCTGATTTCCAAGCTGACGTGGAGCTGGGGTCGCTGGACCGCCTTGCTGTCTTGCTCCGTCAAATCACCACACCCTCTGAGCCACCCGCTGGCCTACTAGTGAGATGCCCTGCTGGTTCTATGCTGGGGTGGGAAGTAGGCACTTAAGCTCTGTCAGTCCCCTGTAGCAGCTCTGATCCCCAGCCCTTCCACAGACAGAGCCCCCACAGGCCACTGAGCAGCAGACAGTGTTTCGTCTCTCAGCACCCCGGGCCACCCTGAGGCTACGCTTCCCCATCCCAGACTTACGGCCTGAACGGGACCCCTGGGCTGGCCAGGCTGTACGGACTGAGCAGCTGCGACTGGAGCTGAGTGAGCCTCAGTTCCGCTCAGAGCTCAACAGTGGGCCTGGCCCCCCAGCTCCTACCCGCTTGGAACTTACTTGCTTAGACCTACAAGGTAAGAGTGTCCAGGGAACAGCTGGGCCGGTGCCCAGGACAGGCAAGGAAGCCTTTTATCCCCGGGACACTGATAGGACTCTGGGTGGGCAATGGTAAGGAAAAGAAGAGGTAGCAGCAAGGCTCTGTCCTTTCTGTCCCCTCCAGGAATCTACGAAGATGGAGAGAAGCCACCTGTCCCCTGCCTGCGGGTCTCTAAGGCTCTGGATCCCAGGAGCACTGAGGCCAAGTACTTCCTACCTCAGTAAGTGGAGTGCTAGAAGGGGCGGCTGGGGAGGAGCCGTCTATTGGTACTTTGGCAGGGCACCAATAGGCCTGTGTCCTGGCAGGGTAGTGGTGACCCTGAACCCCCAGTCCAGTGGCACACAGTGGGAGACAGCCTCTGAGAAAGGCCGGGATCTAGAACTGTCTACCGAGAGTCCATGTGAGCTCCAGCAGCCTGAGCCCTCACCTTTCTCCTCCAAGCGGACTATGTATGAAACTGAGGAGGTGAGGCTCCCTGGCTTTTCCACTGTGGGTGCCATTTATGGGTCTGGGCTGTGACAAGGGGCCTCCTGCTGAGAGGAGCATCTTCTATTCTGGGTACCAAGAGACTCTGAAGGATCCATCCTGCCCAGGGGTGGGGAGGTAAGTTCAGGAGAGTAGGCCCTTCAGTACCAAGATCAGGATCCCATGGTCAGCACCTAACACAGTGGTGTACTCAGGTCTCAGGATCCTCCTCTGAGGTTGACGAGTGCAAGGGCTAAATGTGAGGCAGCGAATGGCCTGGGACAGGACATGTGGGTTCCTAGACATGTTCTACTGCCTGGTGGCTTGTGTGCTTCCTCCCAAAATTGCTGTCTTGAAGGTTATTGTGAAGATTACAGGGGTTCCCATTCATGATGTCATTAGGGTAGGGAGGAGATTCTTGGGTACTCTGTCCCAGATAAACGTAACCCACCCTGGGAGAGAAAGGATGGATCGATGGATCGATGGATGGATCGATGGATGGATGCCAAAATCTTCGATTCTGAGTCCAGAAACAGGCCAATGCAAGTCTCCTGGCTGACCTTTCTCACCTGTCCAGATGGTGATCCCTGGAGACCCTGAGGAGATGAGGGCATTCCAGAACCGGACGCTGGCGCTGTCCCGCTGTACTCTGGATGTGATCATGCCCAGTGCCCACATCTTCCTGCCCAGCAAGGAGGTCTACGAAAGCATCTACAACAGGTGGAGAGACGGGGCCGGCTGGGcttggctgggctgggctggtgaccgtgtcctctgacctctgctgcTGTTGCTCTCTCCTGTCAGGATCAACAATGACCTGCTCATGTGGGAGCCTGCAGACCTACTTCCCACATCCACCACTGCTGCTCGGCCGCCCGGCTCTTCTGGGTTCAAGATGTGCAAGTCAGCCTTCAAGCTAGGTATGAGAAGAGCATTGGCTGGACAGGAAGGGGTAGTACAGGTCTGGGTGGGGCGGGGCCTTCCCTCCACATCTTCTTCCTACCCAGCCGCCCTATTCACTCAGACTCGGATTCGGATGAAGAAGACACCCAGTTCTTCTCGATGGCATCAGGTGCCCCCCAGACTCCTGCCCCGGAACCTTCCCATCGTCAGTCTCAGAGTACCTTCTCCACACTGGTGACAGTGCTGAAGGGTCGGATCACTGCGCTCTGTGAGGCTAAGGTGAGGCAGCCCAGAGCAGGTGAGCTTCCGACTCCAGAGAGTTCTAGGAGCCATACAAGCCTGCCAGCTTCAAGTTAGGAACCAGGAGAGCAGAAAACTTAAAGGGCCAGCGGTCTGCCTCCCCACTCAGACTGCCCATCAACCCTCATAGCTGCCAGCCACTTCCCAGACTTTCTCTGTAAAGCACAAAGGTCCCAGTGCAGCCAGGTCCTTCCCCTTTAGTAAGAAACACATGGTACAGACCTCCAATGATATCCTGAAGGAACTCGGGCTGCCTCAGACCAGGATGTTAAGAGGCCCCTGTCCCTGGGTGTCAGGGATGCTGGGTGCAGCAGTGAAACTGAGCGTGTGCACATCTGCAGGATGAGACAGGGAAGCGGCTGGATGCCACTCACGGGGAGCTGGTACTAGATGTGGAGCAAGGCACCATCTTCAGCGTAGCCCAGTACCGTGGCCAGCCGGGGCTCGGCTACTTCTGCTTGGAAGCTGAAAAGGCAACACTCTACCATCGAGGTGTGGGGGCCACTGCAGCATATATCACACCGGGCAGGGAGGTTTCAGGAGGGCTGTGTGCCGTGAGTGGGGTGGTCAGCAGCCTCAGCTGGGCTCACAAGACTTTTTTCTCAGCGGCCATTGAGGACTACCTGCTGCCCACTCACTTGGAAGTACCCAGCTTTGCTCCCCCAGCTCAGCTGGCTCCAACCATCTACCCATCAGAGGAAGGGGTGACTGAGCGGGGAACATTGGGCCGCAAGAGCCAGGGTCCCCCCATGCTGTCTGCAGCTGTCCGCATCCACCTGGACCCCCACAAGAATGTCAAGGTACAGGTTCCTCTGCTGCTCACCCACATGCACGACTTAGGTAGCTTCCCCTGCACACTGGAGCTGGGCTTACACCATCCTGACTAACTGCTCTTCTGTCCCCAGGAATTTTTGGTGACAATACGGCTGCACAAAGCCACTCTACGCCACTACATGGCCCCTCCTGAGCAGAGCTGGCACTCCCAGGTGAGCAAAGTTTCTTGGAAAGTCACATTGCCCTGTAACTCCAAACTGATTTGGGTAAGCAGGTCAAACATGGGCTGAGGAGACCAGTGTGAAAAATATGGGCTGACAGGGGGTGTGGTAGACAGCTGGTGGGCAACAGGTGTGGTGCCAGCCAGGACAGGGTCTGGACAGGAAGGTATTAGAGGAGCTCATGATGTCCTTACTAtcccctctcctgtcccctccccttcccctccctccggCCTGTGCAGCTATTGGACTTCTTGGATGTACTGGATGACCCTGTGCTGGGTTACCTGCCCCCAACAGTCATCACTATTCTGCACACACACCTCTTCTCCTGTGCTGTGGATTACAGGTGCCATGCAGGGGGCTGGGGGACACAGGGTCAGGGGCCAGCCTTACATGTAAGAAACCTGCTCCAGCCTAAGTCTCCCCCTCAGGCCCCTCTACCTCCCTGTGCGTGTCCTTATCACTGCTGAGACCTTCACTCTCTCCAGCAACATTGTCATGGACACGTCGACCTTCCTGCTCAGGTATGCAGGCTGCCCCTAGGTCTGGCCCATCCTATTCCCAGCTGGGCTGCAGCTGACTTCCTGCTGCCTGTCTACCCAGAGCCCCATGTTCTCACATGTCCTCAGGGATGTGCGTTGTCTCTGCTTGCACCCAAAATCAGTCTTATAATCTCACTCTGGGAGTTCTACAAAGCATACAAAAGGACAGCAAGCTAGAACCAAGTGCATAACTAAATGCAGCCCAGGCATGGGGTTCAGCTCCACATGGCactgaaaaggaaggagaaagaaagctaTTCCTACTGTGAGCCTGATTTCAAAAGCTGGTAGCGGTAGAGTAGTTATGGGATCCCAGCTCTTATGAAGCTGAAGCCAGAGAATCCTGCCTGCACAACTTAGtaagtctgtctcaaaaagtagAGAGAGGTGGCTCACATTAGACCATGTATGTACCTGATGAGGGCAAGGTACAATCCCTAGGACTATGTGGATGGGTGTATAAACATGTggtagggggatgggagaggagtaCAAGTTCAATAAGAGAATTAGAAATGTTTTGAGTATCTTTAAGTCCCATGAGAGTGAGTAGTGCCTGCTGGGTCTTCCACACTGAGCCCAGGCCCCATGTCCATCCTGAGACAGGGCTGAGGCTGACAAGGCGCCATGACTGCAGCTCCTTAGGCTCTGGGagccctctgcccctccccctcctggaCCCCTGCTGCCCCTTTGCCTAGCTGCCACTGAGCTGCCACCTGCAGTGGCTCCTGGGCCCTTCTCAGCCCTGTTCCCCACCAGGTTCATCCTCGATGACTCCGCTCTGTACCTGTCTGACAAGTGTGAGGTGGAGAACCTGGACCTGCGGCGAGGTAGGCAGGGCCTGGGTCGACTCCCCCACTACCATGGGTGACACCCAGCTACTAGTCCGAACtccacatacacgcatgcacacgcatgtcTGCACAGCTGTGTCTGACAGTGAATTCTTCCCCTggtgaggggtggggcaggggcagTGTGGACAGAGACCATGAGagcctttcttctgttctctgCCTCAGATTATGTCTGCGTCCTGGACATTGACCTCCTGGAGCTTGTAATCAAAACCTGGAAGGGCAGCACCGAGGGCAGACTGGTAAGTGTGAGGCCACCAGGAGTCGGGAGAATTGTGACTGTCACAGTGTGCCCTTACCTTGCCGGGCTGCCGCTAGTGTTACTCCAGGGAAGGGTCATGTCCTTGTGAGTGTCCTTCCAACCCACTGAGGGCAACAGATGGCATCTGAGGCAGGACAGGTGGCCCAGGGAGACAGCCACTGTGGAGCCCACATCACTAGGCTGCAGTCGCAGGGCTGTGTATGTAAGCAGTACTCCATCAGTCGTCTGGAATGACTACATATTTGGGCAGCCTTAGCTGGCCAGACAAGGGAATATCcccttgctctccctccctctgtgtggaAGACAGAGCTGAGATGCCCTGTGGGAAGGGGAGCCTGGTTTGTGTGTGGCTCCTGTGCCAATCCCATGCCCACCACCCACAGAGCCAGCCGCTGTTTGAGCTGCGCTGCTCCAACAATGTGGTGCATGTACACAGCTGTGCTGACTCCTGCGCCCTGCTGGTCAACCTGCTCCAGTATGTAACTAGCTCCGGTGACCTGCATCCCCCGCCCCAGCCCCCCAGCCCTACGGAGATCGCCGGCCAGAAGGTACAGATGAGGCCTGGCCACACAGGCTACCAGAGCTTGGCCAGGCCCCTCTCTTTACACATATACAAGGCCTGGAATGGAGCAGCCCTGGAGCTGCCCCTCCCTCTGGTGTTcactcctgcccctcccctctcctgattCAGCTTTCAGAGAGCCCggcctccctgccttcctgcctaCCAGTGGAGACAGCCCTCATCAACCAGCGAGACCTGACTGATGCCCTTCTGGACACTGAACGGCGTAGCCTACGGGAGCTGGCCCAGTCATCAGGTCAGTGAGGGTGCCCCAGGGATAGCAGGCCCAGGCAGGTTCCCCCAACCACATCTCACACTGGCCTCTTTCTCCCACAGGTGGCCCACTTCCTCAGGCCTCTCCCGTCTCCGTCTATCTGTTCCCAGGTGAACGGAGTGGGGCCCAGGCCCCCTTGCCTCCTCCTGGGGGCCCTTCTCATACCTTGGGGTCCTGTTCTGAGGCAAAGGAACAtgacaaagaagaggaaggggatggaGACACCCTGGACAGTGACGAGTTCTGCATCCTTGACGCCCCTGGCCTAGGCATTGCGGTGTGTGTTGGGATGGGAGTTCTGGATGCTCAGGGGTTGCTTGGCCCTTCTAGAGCTCTTGGGTAGGAGAAGCAGCCCTGGCTCTTGACTTGAAGGAACAGATGGGACAGTCCAGAGGAGGACACAATACAGACACGGGCTAGTTAGCAGAAGGGAGGGCTGTGAGGGTAGTTACCAAAGCTGGTACAATTAATGTCCACGCTCTCTGAAGCTCCAGGTGACAGGCCGAGCAACAGACTCTGGATAGGCCGCTCAGACACAGGCACTGGGCTGGTAGACTGGGAGGGCCAGTTTTTGTTAAAAGGGACAGTGAGGAGACATAAAGGCTGGCGTGGGGTTGAGCGTGCTGTCACACCTCTTTGTTCGGCTCTTTCTTGGCAGCCCCGAGACGGTGAGCCCATCGTGACTCAGCTGCATCCAGGCCCCATCGTTGTGCATGATGGGCACTTCTCCCAGCCCCTGGGAAGCACTGACCTGCTGCGGGCGCCTGCCCACTTCCCAGTGCCCAGCAGCCGTGTGGTACTACGGGAGGTCTCCTTCATCTGGCACCTTTATG is part of the Rattus norvegicus strain BN/NHsdMcwi chromosome 1, GRCr8, whole genome shotgun sequence genome and harbors:
- the Atg2a gene encoding autophagy-related protein 2 homolog A is translated as MSRWLWPWSNCVKERVCRYLLQHYLGHFFQEHLSLDQLSLDLYKGSVVLRDIHLETWSVNEVLRSMESPLELVEGFVSSIEVAVPWAALLTDHCTVCVSGLQLILQPRQGSGPEAADSQTWASCMTTSLQLAQECLREGLPEPSEPPQPLEGLEMFAQTIETVLRRIKVTFLNTVVRVEHSLGDEERSVAVEVRVQRLEYCDEAVRDPSQAPPVDVHQPPAFLHKLLQLTGVCLYFEELPSQVDPPKPPLQIGSCTGYMELMVKLKQNEAFPGPKLEVSGQLGSLHLLLTPRQLQQLQKLLSAINLADPGGLADKLNKSRPLGAEDLWLIEQDLNQQLQAGAVAESLSLHPITSPLNLDSADLFFSMAGLTSSVTSGVSELSVYSVDLGSSVHSNMALHRPSTPTHSGGKTAPTPLLDTMRPDSLVKMTLGGLSLTLLQTASPSSGSPDLTTHFFAEFDAAKDGPFGSRDFYHLRPRFQRACPCSHVRLTGTAVQLSWELRTGGHSRRTSSTEVHFGQLEVLECLWPRAASEPEYTEILSFPSYSGSEASARPCAHLRHTQTFRRVLKSRSRRSTACHCHSELSLDLADFQADVELGSLDRLAVLLRQITTPSEPPAGLLTEPPQATEQQTVFRLSAPRATLRLRFPIPDLRPERDPWAGQAVRTEQLRLELSEPQFRSELNSGPGPPAPTRLELTCLDLQGIYEDGEKPPVPCLRVSKALDPRSTEAKYFLPQVVVTLNPQSSGTQWETASEKGRDLELSTESPCELQQPEPSPFSSKRTMYETEEMVIPGDPEEMRAFQNRTLALSRCTLDVIMPSAHIFLPSKEVYESIYNRINNDLLMWEPADLLPTSTTAARPPGSSGFKMCKSAFKLDSDSDEEDTQFFSMASGAPQTPAPEPSHRQSQSTFSTLVTVLKGRITALCEAKDETGKRLDATHGELVLDVEQGTIFSVAQYRGQPGLGYFCLEAEKATLYHRAAIEDYLLPTHLEVPSFAPPAQLAPTIYPSEEGVTERGTLGRKSQGPPMLSAAVRIHLDPHKNVKEFLVTIRLHKATLRHYMAPPEQSWHSQLLDFLDVLDDPVLGYLPPTVITILHTHLFSCAVDYRPLYLPVRVLITAETFTLSSNIVMDTSTFLLRFILDDSALYLSDKCEVENLDLRRDYVCVLDIDLLELVIKTWKGSTEGRLSQPLFELRCSNNVVHVHSCADSCALLVNLLQYVTSSGDLHPPPQPPSPTEIAGQKLSESPASLPSCLPVETALINQRDLTDALLDTERRSLRELAQSSGGPLPQASPVSVYLFPGERSGAQAPLPPPGGPSHTLGSCSEAKEHDKEEEGDGDTLDSDEFCILDAPGLGIAPRDGEPIVTQLHPGPIVVHDGHFSQPLGSTDLLRAPAHFPVPSSRVVLREVSFIWHLYGGRDFGLHPTYRARVGLAGPRVSPSRSSGPNRPQNSWRTQGGIGRQHQVLMEIQLSKVSFQHEVYPEESAIAGGLDQELDERPLSRQVLIVQELEIRDRLATSKINKFLHLHTSERLPRRTHSNMLTIKALHVAPTGSVGGPECCLRVSMMPLRLNVDQDALFFLKDFFTSLAASINPMVPGDTFEAHRETHSRPSSPQEGQSEGTETASSPQEAPGSSHSSSDQQPIYFREFRFTSEVPICLDYHGKHVTVDQVGTFMGLLIGLAQLNCSELKLKRLCCRHGLLGVDKVLGYALNEWLQDIRKNQLPGLLGGVGPMHSVVQLFQGFRDLLWLPIEQYRKDGRLIRGLQRGAASFGSSTASAALELSNRLVQAIQATAETVYDILSPASPISRSLQDKRSSRKLRRGQQPADLREGMAKAYDAVREGILDTAQTICDVASRGHEQKGLTGAVGGVIRQLPPTVVKPIIVATEATSNVLGGMRNQILPDAHKDHALKWRLEETQD